GCTAATTGTTGATGCCTTGCAAGACACAGGTGAGAAATGGGAAATACAAAATGTCGAATCATTACGTAAGTTGGGCGTCACCGTCATGGATTTTGAAACAGAATTAATTAATCCGTGAGAGCGGCAAGCGTAGTTTTTGTTTTTCATGTGCGATGCGGACGTGCATCCGAACCGTTGAAGCGTGAATCCATGCTGCTTTCGTTTCCCGTGCTCTGATGTGCAACCCTCTTGATTTTTGTGATTTTCATTTAAAAACTACGTTTGCTTGATTCAAAGCCAACAAAAATTTAGCTATGCCGTTCATATCATGTAATGTCCCCATTATAACTATCAATCTGACAAATATACCTCTTAGATTAGTTTCAAGgcttttctttctctaaaaaaatagGTTTGAAACGACATTTATCCTCTCCACTGGGTCAAATAATATATCACATGCCACGTTGGAGCGTTTTACAAAATTGTTATGCCTTCATTACGGTATTTATCGATAAAGGGATCAGCAGTAGTACATCTATTATCTCTGTATTCAGTGTTATATGGGGTTTGGGTTTGTTGGAAATACGTTTTGCGAAGCAAATAGTTTTATTTGGGTATGTTATGGGATAGAGCCAATCATTTTGGACATATGCACATATTGTACTAGTTGATAGTTTCGCCCGATGAGAGGTTGCAATGCAATCTGACTCAGCGTGTTGTACTATACTAAGCTTTTATATAAATATAGAAAAGAAAAGTACCTTACTTTCTctaatttcttaaaaaaaaaaatttttgaaagcaAAGTAGATTGATAAACAAGTTGTCCAAGAAATAAAAAAGTTTGGTAGGTTGATAAATTGCAGCCAATCATGTGTGTTGTGTCAGAgcgagaggggagagagagagagagagaggtggtctaaccaataatttttcgagaggggagagagagaaggtgggTTGCCGGGCAATGTCATCCAGAATACTGGCGTGTTTTCTTCCTGCTGTCATCCGCCTTTCTTAAGAGCTTTGGCACAAGGCTCCGTCTCCTCGAAAACTTGGTACAAAGCCTGTCGTTCTTTTACCCAGCAAAAGGTAAGACAAAAACACCCAGCTCAAAAGAGATACTTGTTTCAGAAGACGCAGGTTCGCATTACAACGTGGGAATGCACGTGTTTTCAATTATTAGAGTGCAGCAAATCGAAAATGGGAGCTCTATATTGTCACCAAATGAGGCGTCTATTTCCTATCTATCCTACACCCATTTAGCTCGAAGGTAGTCACAAGAAATACGTTTATCGGCCTACtagcaaaaattttttaatctacaaACCAGGTCTTGCGTCCGTCAGGGAAAGCAACCATTGTTATCCGATACCTGAAATTACTGCAAAAGTAACCATGAACAGTGAACTTTATTGAAAGGTCCCAAGTTCCGCACAAATTAGTTGAAATGGTATGTCACAAGCTATTCAAATGTAGTATTAGATAAATTATAAGAAGACCGTGTTGCTCTACTGACAAGTTTTTCTTTTGCGAGATAATATTTCGTACATAAGACCATGCTCCTATTATTTATTTCTTTGACATTATTTTGACTGTTGAAATAATATTATAATGCATAAATTTACAACAAATTCTTcattattttatagcaaaaaaggGTCGCAGTTATTTATTTGGTTATTCTTTAATAAATGGCTCACTTTGTGCTTCATTAAACAATCAAGCCTCTATCCAGATTGACGTGCATATTTTAGTCATTGCCATATTGGTAATGGATGCGAATTTGATGCAAGTCAATGCACATCTAAAAAGAAAAGGCACCTCTTATAAATCATTATAGGACCTTCTTTACGATGGTTAAATAAAAGTTAAAGCAATTTTTTTTgttccaataaaaaaaaaattatttggtggaAACTTTCTGTAACGTCATCTTGATTCGAAACAACTAAGAGAGAAAATTTGATCATGAAAACAAaatatgaaacaaaaaaaaaaggtttttatcattttggagagaaataattttattgTTGAATTATGTAGGAATCAAATTAACATTCACCCCTCATCAATGCATTTTCATCAACCTAATCTAATTTGTTAAAtgtaattctatattttttttctatcaacaCGTTCAATGTTGCTAAATATCTACCTTTAATTAGGAAAAATGATATCCACTATCTACATGAATTTGGTGAAGATTCCGCTTCACTAAAAGTTTTGTATACTTCATCTTAAGTTTATGCTTGCAATATAATTAGTAAGCGTTCTTTCCCAATATTTACTCTTACCTTTTATCAAAGAGCTAGATGTTAACAAAACCAAAATACTTGATATAGGTTTGTACCTCTAGTGTTCCAACAAATTGGAACATCCTTTATCTAGATATCAACGTGGAAGTCCTTAATGCTCGAATATGGAATTTTCTCAGAGCAAAGTCTACTGCACACTGTATTGAGACATACCGACTGACCCCTATATGCCGACTTATCCTCGAAACgatccgaccgacgtccgactctatccATCGGGTGGACAGATGACTCCGACAATAACTGCCGacgatatccgaccgaaggtataccGGCCGAACAGAtcaatactgtttccaaccgaCCGAACGTCCGAATCCATATCattgactcactgtcgggggtggcggccgacgtccgactttcacaaggcaccagatcagtcgACGGTATTTTCGAGTCATCATCCGACGTTCCGGCAATCGAATACCTATATATAGTCGACCAGTCCGTCCAAAcgtcgtacaaccgctatggggcattgtcctgccaagaacATGAATTAATTCCaatgacttgacaacccacgatgatttgacagtccccgacgatttgacaactctgcagttgtctgcaccattaatgatgggaccataccgcattctacgataaaacgaggtaaggcaacagttttagTAAGCTCTCtccctctggctgagtctctgatttttttcactgttgcctagtctcctctctggtTTGAGCGTTGGAGGATCTCTATCGGAGGTATCTTCGGTCAGTGAGAACTTTTCTTGCAGATGCACATCTCCGACGATCAAAAGATGAGAGAATTGGCCGCAACACACTGTCATGTATCCTCAAAGATATTTTCCTTCCTTTTCATCAAGAATCAAAGATAATAGAACTCCTATCCACCCATGCCATCCACACTGAATACATCTAGTCTTGTTATAGTCAAACATATATTTTGCTTTCTTATTGTCGGTTAAGCACACTGATACCTAGATTTCAgctagatttaatatctaagatATCTTCGATAAATTAAATCCGTTCAGAAATTAGTTACAGGCCTGGTACTAAATATATCGTGGGCCACGCCTTCTATGCGAACGGCCGCCAGGATGGGAGTAATGAATGCCACCCTGCTTATTCCGTGAATAGCCATCTGTCGCCAACCAAGTCCCAACTTGAACGCATCTTTCTGGACCAAACAATTGGACACGTGGCACCGCCAGTGGGACCTGCATTGACGTCTCTTGTGGTTGGCTTTGCGTTGGTATAGGGTCCAACGTGGGAAGGGGAGTATAGTCGTAAATTACACTCAGTTTCGAGGGCATTATGGGGATTTGGAGATCTTCCGTACGGTCGTCGGCGGTTCTATGCTTTCGGTGTCTGATGGTGATGAGGCCTGAAGGACCACCCAACCTGAATGTTTGTAATTAAAAGTTCGAAAACACCCAGCAATCATCGACTCACTGTCCCTAAATTTTCATTATTCCAGCGTATTTTGGTTATTTGCCCGGCCTAACACGCCTAATCCCATGAAAGGGACACTAAATAAACCAGGTATCAACATCAGAACTAAATAACAAATGACAATacttataatataaaaattaatatatataatcatCTTTTCAAACTAATAATCAAGAACATCACGGCTAATCATCTACTACATCATGTAGATGCCTTTGAATCCAAACCTCACTCTAatcatatgcatatatgtattggATTAGACTATTGACAAAGTCTCAGGCGATTAAATTGAAGATCTAGAATTGAAGTTTGATCTTTTGTATTAAGAATAGTTTAGAAGTAATCAAATAGGGTGACCCACCAAGCCCGTAACAGTAAATGATGACAATCAACAAGTAAAAAGATGGTTGCTTATTGTATGGAAATAAATAATGATTCAACATGGCATCTAAATATCATCGGATGTTACAAGTTTGATCCATCCTCCCAACCTCGACTTGATCCAAATGTAGGtactataataataattttattccgATATGGACATGTTGCTCTCTAGCCTACCACTATTTTTATCACGAtgctataaataattttaatactattgattattatttattataatatcttgataatataattaaaaataataatataatatattaattattaagatAAATGATCGAAACACCTCCTCAACTTTAGCTCAATTTTATCTATCTATTCAATTTTATAAAGTATCAAATTagttcttcaaatttttaaaatattccaaaaTGATCAAACCATTCATATCTATTAATGGAATGATGTCATATAACCACCATATAACactatcattttataaaataatcaaaCTATCCTTCTTCccatctcttctcccttctctcctCTTTGATTGCTTCATCCCTCCTCCCTATTCTCTCCTCTTTGATTGCTTCCCCTTCCTCCTCCATCACCAACATCCTTCATTCTCTCTCATCTTTTTgcccccctccccttcttcctccacAGTGACTCTTTCTATCTCCGTCCATTCCTCACCAGCAATTTATCTTTCTATCTCTTTCTCTTGCTCTTCATCCACTTCTCCTCTAAATCTGCCCATGAGCTTTCTCCTCTACGATGGCTCTCTTCATCTTTCTCTTCATCGTCAATAACTCCTCCTTCGTCATctactttttctcctcttctttctttttcaagCCTACCTATAAGCCCTTCCCCTCCTTGATAGCTTCCTTCACTTCCATCCTTTCTTCACCGACTCTTTCCCCAACTGCTTTCTCTCACCCATTCATCTCCTTTAATTTCACCTATGATGCTGCTCTCCCTCTCTATCTTGATCTCTACAACTTCATCATCCCCTTATATAATGGCTTCTTCCACCTCCATCCTATTGTTGTCAAACTCTAGAGAGTTACTGGGACGAGTACCAAATAGGTGTACCTTGCTCTTGATGGAAATATACTTGCAAAATATTCTCTTGCTGAAATTTATCCGACGAGAGATCTTCGGATGCTTAAGTTAGCTGGAGTTCAGAGAACATATAGAGAAATCATAAAAATCATAGCTTGCTAAGCCAAGCAAGCTAGCTAAAAGCATACCCCGATCCCCATCTTATCCCCCTTTATATAGAGATGGGATGTGCTGTTGCTTTGTAACTTGTATCTATTGAAATACGGAATCATGGAAGCTACTGAATTCAATGTGGGTTTAGTGGATAGTTAATCTGATCTACGATTTCTTAATTAGTCGTGCGTTGTAACTGTTCTAACGATCCCAAATTTTTCGGATCGTGGATTTTTGTTTTTTAGTTGATACTCGATTGACATCCGAGTTAAACAGTTGATTTGATACTAATATAATTGTCGATCTATGAATCGATTGTGCTGGCTGACTAGTCTTCGAGCATTATCAATAGTTATCTAAATAGATCTGATGATGTGAACAATTGTCGATCCTTAACCGAATAAGAAGATCGGATCTCTACCGAAGTTGTAATTTTAAGTATAAACCCCAACACATCTtttctcgtgatgatccttccTACATCATagagaaatatttttatctattaaaataataaattaatatcatttattgataaataaatagtttgattattttaaaatatttaaaaaatttgaatgattaatttgatattttttaaaataaaaatatgtaaataaaattagattaaaattaagaTGATATTCTGTATTTATCCTAACTAAGATTTCAAAAGTATAAAGGAGCATTCATTCGTATGTTTATCCGACGTTCACGTGATAACTATCCGTCTCTATGCATTGCACTCACGGCCACGTTGGATGAGGAAGTGATGGGAATCCAGTAACGGCACCGTTGTTATTTTGTTCGTAGAGCTTTTgcagtagaagaagaagaagaagaagaagaagaagaaaaaagttaaCAACGGTGCGCAGCAGTAAGTCGAGTAACAAGCTTGTCACCAAAAATGTTACGAAGCTTGTGTGCGTATCCCATTTCTCCTCAATCTGGCCGCCGGAGCAACAGGGAACCCACACGTCAGCTGTTACCTTTTAATGCGTGTGATCCCTCCGTGTCCGTATGATCATTTATCTGATGGGAAGTAACTCCTCCGTTTCACTTTCACCAAAGAAACTGGTACAACAACGTGACCCTTTCCTGGGCCCAACCATCCCAACGGCTGCTCAAGAGTCCAACATCCTAGAGCCGTCAGATTACAATCCAAAGCAATCTGGCGGTCGTTCCCAGAAGTATAAGTGAGAGCAGGGAAGCACCAAATCTAGTGGGATCGTGGGGTGTTCCTGGTGTGGTTTGACTCCCGTGCACCCCTTCCCCACCCCCAACCATCAAATCCCCCCTGGTCCCCACTGCACATGTTGGCCTTTGCCTGCCGCTATCCAGCTCCTTTATTTCCACCTCGGTACCACAGCAGCTACGGACTCCGTAGCACCGTTCTATCCGATCAGCTGTTCCCTAATTGACGCGTGTCCAATAAACGCAACATTCCCCTTTGGTAAACTCTTGACTTGACACGTGCCCATCGATGAAGGCCGAAGTCTGGATGGTGGTTTGGCTCAGGATAAGGAGTTCATCTGATGACGGCAGCCCAGTCGTCACGAGATTATCGAAATTACTAATTTGCCCTTCATCGGGTCGCATCACGCAGGGCGCGTGCCCGTAGCCATCGGTTGGGGGGTGGGCCTCAATCTTCCGACTGGGCAAGTTGCCAAGGTCCAAGTCATCCGCGACACGGTAAAGCTTATTGCTGATAAGATTACGGTAAAAAGCTAGCCAACGAAATGTGAGGAGAAAATACTGCCCACAACCATCTCATAAAATTCTCCGTCCAACCTACTTTGCTCGTTCTACCAATATCGCTAGAAAGGGGCAATCTTGACATTCCAACAGATCATATCAACAGATCATATCATCCATCGCTGCGAAAGCGATTGGAGTTGTGATTGATCCGCCAATCCCGGCCACCGTTACCCCGTCAGATACAAAATAACGACCGTTTTAATGTTACAACCGTgtcaagttatttgatatttaaagatcatctttttatgaataaatattataaaaaaattaattaaaatttttattaattaattaatttttttatatttttatatttttaaaataaataaattattttattatagataatatttattcataaaataaaaataaattttatccatctgaaaaataattaaattattttttcatcaattaataaaataaatatttaatactaTACTTAAATATTTATCTTCAAAATCATTGTCCAAAGCTCCTCCCAGATATCATGCAACGAACTAGCAATTATAGAGGAAAGATTTTACATCTATGCCAAAGAATTAACTTAGTAATATTATCATAGAATAGGACTTTAGCTTGCTAAATGACATGATTATTTTACTCTGATAACCGCTATCCTATTTGGATTAAAAGGAAGCTAAAACGGAATATCCAGTAGTAGGATAACGGCGTTATTGAGAGTTGAAAAGGAGGTCAGATGTTAAAAGGGGCGCGTCCACATCACCGGCCGCGAGAGCGCGGCACTACAAGGAAGCCCGGTCCCACCGGCCTGCGACGTTGATACGTTAATAGTACTAATTTTCGCTTCCTCTTCCGGAAGAGCCAAGGCCCCCAATCTCACCCGTGGGTCCCACGTCGGCACAGACCTACAACATCCGCGAACGGCAGATATCCGACATTTCCCTAAAATAACATTAAAAAATCAATTTACGTGGCCGCCAGCCCTCCACGTGTCCCTGGGTCACCAAACTCTCTTCCCTCAACAAAAGGATAGAAGCCCTCCCAATAGAAATCCCCCAACTCAGAAAACTAGATCACACACACGGGAAGAGAGTAATACCGACCAAAGGAAGAGGaacagaaggaagaagatggcaaGCGAAACAGGAGGAGGGAAGGGAGGATATTGGGGGCTGGCGGCGAGGAGATGCGACTCGTGCAAGGGGTCGCCGGCGCTGCTGTTCTGCCGGGCGGACACGGCGTATCTGTGCGGCACGTGCGACGCGCGCGTGCACGGGGCGAACAAGCTGGCTTCGCGGCACGAGCGGGTGTGGATGTGCGCCGTCTGCGAGCAGGCGCCGGCGAGCGTCACGTGCAAGGCGGACGCTGCTGCGCTCTGCGTCAGCTGCGACGCCGACATCCACTCCGCTAATCCCCTCGCCCGCCGCCATGAGCGCGTCCCCGTCATCCCCTTCCTCGAGCCCGTCGCCTCCGCCCTCAAGTCCACCGCTGCGGCCGGCGGCGGCGGGGGGTTCCTATTCAAGGGCGCCGACGACTGTGATGAGGAGAACGAGGCGGAGGCCGCGTCGTGGCTCCTCCCGGACCCGATTCCCCCGAATCCTACCCTCAAAGCGGGGACGATGGAGGCGCCGGAGCTCAAAGCGGCCGACTATTTCTTCTCGGATGTGGATCCGTACCTGGATCTGGACTACGCCTCCTCGATGGACGCCCGATTCCGCCAGACAGACAGCGTCGTCCCCGTCCACGCCAAGGCGGTTGGTGGCACGCCGCCTCCGCCGCTCCTAGCGCCCGACAGCGGCGATTTCACTCGATCCAAGCCCTCCTACAGCTCCTACACGGCCCATTCCCTGAGTCACAGCGTAAGAACCCTAATAAAAACTCTCGATCTTCACGATTTTGGAATTAATTCACGATCTCTTGCCTGTTTCTGAAATTGCTGGAATCGGAGCAGGTGTCGTCGTCGGAAGTGGGGGTGGTGCCGGACGGGAGCTGCGGCGGTGGCGTGGGGGCGATGGCGGACGTGACGAATCCGTACGGCGGTGCGGGGAGGGCGGGGAACCCGGCGGCACAGATGGACCGGGAGGCGCGGGTGATGAGGTACCGGGAGAAGCGGAAGAACCGGCGGTTCGACAAGACGATCCGGTACGCGTCGCGGAAGGCCTACGCGGAGACGCGGCCCAGGATCAAGGGGCGGTTCGCCAAGCGGTCGGAGATCGAGGCAGAGGTCGACCGTATGtactccgccgccgccgccgcggtTCTCATGGTGGACCATGGTTACGGCGTCGTGCCGTCCTTCTGATATCGGGCCGAAGCCTGGAgctttgtgttttttttttttgcccccccGAAGAAGTAGCCTGGAGCTCTGTTGTAAGATGTATTGATGTTTTTGGCTTTTATGTACTCTTTCTCTTGCCCTTCTCGATGCTTGACGTATATTATTGCTATGTTCTAATGGCCTTTTTTTTCCCTGATCAGCGAGAAAATTAAGTACAGTTTGGGGGGAGAGAATGGgatgcctttttcttttttttaatccttTCTTCCCTTTTCTTTTAAACTTTATTCCGGGAGGCCTTTTGGCTTTTGAGATCAATTGCTCGAAGGCCATTGGTGGTTGGTTCCCTTCTCCGTTCTTTGAGCTCAGGAATGGATGAGTGTTGAGTGGACGTGACGACTTGGGCTTTAAGATTCGTGTTCGTGTCGTTTATGGTGCGGTCAAGTCTATTCCTTGCTGACACTGGAAAGTCTTCATAGATTGACACGAATCTAAAGGCTGCGGTGAACGAACGATTGTGCTGCAAGTCTGCAACCGGAAACTTGAACGAAGGGAATGGATTCTAAGGAATATAATTGGAGGCGAGGTTCTGCAAAAGTTACCGATACGCCATTTATGTCTTATATTCTCGAAGTGAATAGTTTGGGTGCTGTAGTGTGTTAAtgaactctttttttttattatttttgttgaATCTGTCGCCATTTATGTCTTATGTTCTCGAAGTGAATAGTTTGGGTGCTGTAGTGtgttaatgaatttttttttttttttttttcaatctgttGTTTTAATATGACGTATGGTGTCAAGGGGACACAAATGTGCAGAGCTAAATCTTAACCTATTTCATCTCATTTGAAAATTGAGGTTACTATTACTCTGCTAATCTTGAGACTGGATTTGGCTTTTGGCTTCTACATTGTatgttttttttttgaagttaagcAGAAGGTAGCTGGAAGCAACCCCGTTTTATTAGACAAGAAGAAGATTACAGAGGGAGGAATTTACACACCCATTCCCACAACAATCCATCGGGAAGGACACAGACGATAGAAATCAAGAAATAAAAAAGGTCACACACGGCAGGCACCAGGATTATTAGCTTCTTGAGCCAGAGAGAGTCTTCAACCTGTCCCACAGTGTCAAATGATCATCTTCATTCTTTGGAGAACAGAGATTGAGCCTTTCGTATAACAGAATACTGGGGAATACCGATCGATCCCGCTCGTGTCGACTGATAATCGGACATacatgaccgaccgaccgaccgatcgtcggatgccgttaccgaccgatcgacggctctctaccgaccgaggatatgtcggtcgggtagATCTTTTCCGCTCTCCCGACCAACCGCACCAGGGGGTCCGATGTCCGACTCCCGCGACATGCCCGACCGATagtcggaggggtccgaatctccatCCGACGCCCCTAagctggccgccgacctagggtcggtcggctcctccaatcgccgtactactgccagagatTGTCAGTCCTaacaacagcatgcggcactgccgcctaggggcattatcccacctagggtatgggtcaaccctagagatttgacagtcccacggtgatttgatacctttacggtgactctgacagtctacaatgagttgacaattcttcaattgtccgcgccattaatgacggcgccataccacgctccactatatatatcggggaaggcaacagtactAGAGGCCCTttcgaaactcttgggcttgctccctctctctctctttccctctctcgctgagctccttgttttcttttcactgttgcctagtctcctctctgacttgactgtcggagggtccccgccggagccgcctccggtcagtgcagactttcttttgcaggcgctcgttcccgacgatcaggagacgaggggattggccgcaacagattggcgcgccaggtaggggcagCGAAGCAACGCTCATAGTGACAAGTTAGTGCTTCATCGACAGCACAGGGGATCATAACCCCCACGGAATCctagatgacaaagacaagagctcagcgatcgagggtcactggatcggcgaggcgctcttcccgtcgggaagaggcctctcctccaccctccgcgacggaacccagctctccgcatcccgcggtgaccacggaggtgcagatcaCGGCGATCGTACggtagatgaccgtgctgacggacgcggtcaaaagccttcagcaacagccggtccagctgccgccatcatcggtcgggcaaccggcggcacgtccgatgccctccaggagcagccgccgacgcccgcgtcgatctccgtcgcctTCACAGGAgcgcctgccacagcgctcccacagagAGGAGTAGGGGCGGCCGCGGCGCGATGCCCATCGGTCCCAACagcattctccctcccagctggaacgagcgaggaaggagaatcgaccgcgaacgccgtccgcctctctctcggactcttccggagactccactcctggggtctcccagcaccgacggacagacgactacgaacgcaggttcgaggaaatcgaccgtcggctcgcgcagttgcaggtggacgggcaaaagtcttcaaacgatgtcgacttccagaccgtccaacctctctcccgactcatcctcgacgaaccgatctccggtcggttcaagatgccgcacgtggagccttacgacggctccaccgacccaatcgaccacctagagagctacaaagctctcatgacgattcaaggggcaaccgacgctctcttttgcatcggcttccccgccacgcttcgcaaggctgccagggcctggtactccaatcttcgatcgggaagtatccactccttcgggtagctcgagcactctttcgtggctcacttcagcaccagccggaagccgccgcgaacgtcggacagccttttctccctcaaacaggaagAAAACGatacgctccgacacttcgtgacgcgattcaacgtggccacgcttgaggtccgggaccttaacgaagacatggccatctcggccatgaagtgggggctgagggcatcccgattcacttactccctggacaagaccctcccccggacgtatgctgaattgttggagcgcgcgtacaagtacatgcgcgcggacgaaggagcctccgaccggtacTTGACCGAattcaagggcccgaaggagaagcgaagaaagggtcATGACCCCGTCAAACCTAGCAGGGCCCCGACCGACGGTCGAGTCTCGGCCCCGCGACGAAACCAGAAGTCGTCCCGAcagcagactccaaggccgacatgccccaggtatgactcctacactcctctctctgctctccgtgcgcagattttgatgaaaatcgagggggaagaatacctgcgacggcctctgcctctgaaggcaaaaggcctcgaccgacggaagtactgtcgattccaccggggccacggccacaataccgagcaatgcatccagcttaaggatgagatcgaagctctcatccaccgagggtatctcgataaattttggaggaacccgccgactcaaccagtcgccgatcgacgaccccaaccgactgaagaagcgacgactaatcagcaACGGTcgaggtcatcaatatgatttccaaacgacttggcccggggacgtctgctgcaggggagccgacgaagaggctgcgcccggacgacgcaattacctttacggaagaagatgttcggggcatccaaactccccacgacgacactGTTATTGTCTCGGCGACAATAGCGAACtacgatgtaaaaagaatttttgtagataatggaagttcaacgaacgttttgttttactcggccttctcccggatgcgactatcaacagaccgactcaagagggttcctacgcccttgataggcttcgccAGGGACGCCATCGcgacggaaggagaaattaccctgcccgtgacagtcggcaccgaaccatgataaagcacggtccatttgacttttgcggtcgtccaagtgccctcggcctataacgccatacttggaagatccggactaaacgccctcaaggcgattgtctcgacgtaccatctcttggttcggtttccgaccaaaaatggagtcggggagatgcgcggag
The DNA window shown above is from Elaeis guineensis isolate ETL-2024a chromosome 8, EG11, whole genome shotgun sequence and carries:
- the LOC105050356 gene encoding zinc finger protein CONSTANS-LIKE 3 yields the protein MASETGGGKGGYWGLAARRCDSCKGSPALLFCRADTAYLCGTCDARVHGANKLASRHERVWMCAVCEQAPASVTCKADAAALCVSCDADIHSANPLARRHERVPVIPFLEPVASALKSTAAAGGGGGFLFKGADDCDEENEAEAASWLLPDPIPPNPTLKAGTMEAPELKAADYFFSDVDPYLDLDYASSMDARFRQTDSVVPVHAKAVGGTPPPPLLAPDSGDFTRSKPSYSSYTAHSLSHSVSSSEVGVVPDGSCGGGVGAMADVTNPYGGAGRAGNPAAQMDREARVMRYREKRKNRRFDKTIRYASRKAYAETRPRIKGRFAKRSEIEAEVDRMYSAAAAAVLMVDHGYGVVPSF